agggggcaaactcctcaagatgggtggtgaccatggtggccatttagaagtcggccatcttggatacaacttttgttttttcaataggaagagggtcatgtgacacatcaaacttattggtaatgtcacaacgtaactttattctttcatgagttatttacaagtttctcaccacttataaaatgtgttcaatgtgctgcccattgtgttggattgtcaatgcaaccctcttctcccactcttcacacactgatagcaacaccgcaggagaaatgccagcacaggcatccagtatccgtagtttcaggtgctgcacatctcgtatcttcacaccatagacagttgccttcagatgaccccaaagataaaagtctaagggggtcagatcgggagaccttgggggccattcaactggcccacaacgaccaatccactttccaggaaactgttcatctaggaatgctcggacctggcacccataatgtggtggtgcaccatcttactggaaaaactcagggaacgtgccagcttcagtgcataaagagggaaacacatcatcatgtagcaatttcaaatatccagtggccttgaggtttccattgatgaagaatggacccactatcattgtaccccatataccacaccaaaccatcacttttgttgttccaacagtcttggagggatccatccaatgtgggttagtgtcagaccaatagcggtggttttgtttgttaatttcACCAttaacataaaagtttgcctcatcactgaacaaaatcttctgcgtgaactgagggtcctgttccaatttttgttttgcccattctgcaaattctgtgcgccgatctgggtcatcctcgttgagatgctgcagcagctggagtttgtaagggtgccatttgtgagtagctaatatccgccgaagggatgttcgactaatgccactctccagtgacatgcggcgagtgctacgctgtgggctcttgctgaatgaagctaggacagccactgatgtttcttcattagttttcttgcgtccacattttggcaaatccaacactgaaccagtttcacaaaACTTAGCAAgtagtttgctaactgtagcatgggagatgggtggtctcgtagggtgtcttacattgaaatctgctgcaatgacccggttactgcgttcaccagatatcaacacaatttcgatccgctcctcacgtgttaacctcttcgacaagtcaatggctgtgaacaaagagaaacttgtaaataactcatgaaagaataaagttacgttgaaaccaagcacaccattgtttttcttgtgacattaccaataagtttgatgtgtcacatggccctcttcctattgaaaaaaacaaaagttgtatccaagatggccgacatctaaatggccaccatggtcaccacccatcttgaggagtttgccccctcacatatactaatgtgccacaaacaggactttaatatcaccaaccattcccatgttattacggtgtatccatataaatggcccaccctgtagtatCGTAGTACAAGTTATTTTTAAGACACCAgttttcattctttctctccTCGTTTATCTTCAGGTTGTTTCAAGTTGTTGTTCGTATTGATGACTGTCTCGCACTTCTGAACCTTGTAAGTATAAAAATTAAAGTGTTTTTGAAATGATAGATGTcgggttgtttttatttgtaatttaagTCTGCCTACAAGATGATCTCAAGTTTTGTTTATCTCATGAAaggatgatgataataataatacgtACTGTCTGGTTTTTGATCAGGTGACATGCATCCttatttgttttgggtttttgttttttttatccatgtGTGCATGTTGTTTGTCCCACGAAGCAGGGACAAGATGTTACTTGAGACTTACATATGCATATACTCTTACTTACATACACATTATACATATAGTTAGGTTGAGCAGAGAGTATAGGCCTGTATAAATTGGCTTCAAATTTCATGGTGTTttctgtcagcagtcacatcatttaGAGTATTTTGGTTGGTGAATGAAACTTGTTttcatttccttcatttttaGTCTGAACTTCTGCTTTTGCTTCTATTTCAGGCCTGCATGATGCTGATAACCTTCCTCCCCTACACAGTGAGTCTGAGTGTGTGAAACTGGTGACCTAGAATCAGACACTTTTGAACGAACGACTCATTCAGTGGTGTCATCTACACTTTGCAGTTTTCTTTAATGGCGACCTTTCCTGAGAACATCCTCGGGATTTTACTCTTCTGTGGTTGTGTGATGGTGATCGGCGTCATTCAGGTGAGAAACTTAAATGTTAGATTGTCGTCCTTTGGTAAGTCTGCTGCTCTGTTCAGTTTCCTAACTTCATTGAACCATTTATCCACCTTAAGATGTCGGGCGGCTGAAGGGCGGTTTGCGTACGTTGTAATCCCTTGTGTCTTGTTTCTGTAGTCGGTGATTGTGTTGTACGCCTTCAGCCGCCCCTTCCTCCTGAATGAGCAGATCCAGATCTCAGAGAACCAGACCTTCTACAAACACCACATCCTCAAAGTCATCATGAAGGTTCCCATCATGTGCTTCTTCGCCAgcatcttctccttcatcttcttcCAGCTGGTTGGTGCTGTTACATTTATTtccttcatattttaaaaatggacaACCTAATATATAAATGTCTTATTTTATGATTATAGGTGATCTCCGCTCTcatatttctttgttgtttgccagTGAATAAAGTAACAAATCCAAAGCTGGTCAGAAACACTCTCCCAGTATCACGTTTTCATTTCTTCCTCAGTCTTACGTTCTCTTGGCCATCGTCATCTTCCTGCCTTACATCTCCCAGTGTTTGAAGTGGTGTCGCAGCAAAGCCATCGGTAAGAGCCGGACCGTACAGGAACTGTAAATAAGTGCTGACCTCCGGCCTTTGCACCAATCAAACCTCGTCCATTTCAGGTCAGGTGGAGGAAACTCCAGACTCCATGTTGTTCTACACGTACCTGCCTAATGAACCCCTCAGCAAAGAGCGAGTGGAGGCTTTCAGCGACGGAGTTTATGCCATCGTAGCAACACTTCTCATCTTGGACATATGGTTTGTTTCAGCTTTATCGGCTGTGCAACTTTCAAATATCCTTTGGGAGGGGGCTGTTTTACTGTCACAGGAATTGAGTCAGTTTTTTTGGTCATTTGGATGATCTGAACATTTAAATAGTCCACTATAAAAATGTAAGGTTAAAAAAAGCTAgttttttgtaatgtattcaTAATTTTTTATTGGGCAgtaatatatgtatgtaatgTAAGCAGTATTTGACACAGCAAAGTGTATTTACATGGCATGTTCGTTACTAGCAAACAATATGCATCAAATACTGTGTAAAGTTGTTATTTAACATATTATCAGTTATTTAAATCTTAATTCTAATGTAGCGActggcattaaaaaaatgaaggaaatgGTCGAAGAAAAGTATTTTTGACTTCAGTGTAAAGATCAGAGCCTGGTGATGTACCAAGAGTTGCTCATAATGATGAAAATATAAAGTTCTTAGCATGATGATGTCCTCTAATAAATTCCCCCCAATGTTCAGACTAAATCCTGTCAAAGAAATGTTCAGAAGACTTCATGGCCCCTACATGAGGTGAAAAAGGAGGGTGGACAGTTGAAACAGTTGATGTAGTGACGTCTGCAGTTTATTGAGCGTGTTTTGGCAGTTTGACACTGTGTTAGAGGGTCGATCTGTGGCTGTGAAGCTGCACATACCTTTGATGAAGCCCCTCTTTGAAAGTTAGACTGACCAAAGTTTACAACATAGACACGTTTTAGTAAATATGAACAGTGAGCAATATCTAGATTTTTGTAACCAGTGTAAAAGATGGGCGTATTTACCGCGATGTCACCGATTGGTTTCTTAAGTCCCGCTTTGAAGCCTCAAAATGAGAGCTTCCAATGTTGATTGCAGAAAACCAGGTGTGACAACGAGGGGAAGAAAATGTTTATGAATGTTGGGGCCATAAACTTCTATATGAAGCCAAGTCATTCTGCAGCCACAGCTCGTCAGATAGAATGCACGATTAGGTATCTCTGCggtggcttcatttttccaacCTGGAAGCTACATCCATCTCTTAAACTGTCTGCAATTTGCACCAGTTTACAGTGTGTTTATTCATaactacaatgttttttttgttggatGTTAAGACTCAAAATTAGGAACTTTCCAATCCAGGTCACAAATCTCAGAGTTGGCATCTGTATCTTTAATATACACTCACTAAAAATACTtcaaaaatcagttttgtataaACTTCTCTGAGTAGCTGTGATTCTGTTAAATTTTCTAGTATGGGTTAAATGTAATACAAAGGTTATAATTGGAAAAACCTTCTAATGTTTAACTTCTCCGGTTCTTTTCTTCTAGCGAGGACAACGTCCCAGATCCCACAGTCGTGCAGAAGCAGTTTGGCGGCAGCCTGACAGCGGCTCTGCGGGTTTACGGCCCCGAGTACCTCGCCTACTTTGGTTCGTTCGCCACCGTCGGCCTTCTCTGGTTTGTCCATCACTCGCTTTTCCTCCATGTCACCAAGGCAACGCGCTTCATGGGCCTGCTGAACACCTTCTCGCTGGCGTTCGTCGGAGGTTTACCGTTAGCCTACCAGCTAACGCACGAGTTCCCGCCTAACTCTCACAATGAGCTGGAAGCCATTCAGATTAGCTGTGTGATCATTTTCTTCGCAGGTATTTTTCAGCTCGCCATTTGGGTGGTCGCTCTGTACAATGAACAGGAAACTCTGCACCCCTACGTGCGATACGGTGGACGTGAGCACGTGCTTATGCTGGCTAAGCTGGCTCTGTACCCCTGCATAGCTTTGGGGACGTTTTTCCTCACGTGCATTTTGAGTAAATTTAGTGCCCCGATTTTCCACCTGATGGAGATCACGGTGCCTTTTGCTTTTCTAGTGTTGAGGATTTTGGTGCGTCTCGGGTTAGCGCTGCTACGGCTACTTTTCTGTCCTGACAGGTCCGATCGGAGGATCGTCATAGAGGAGGAAGCTGACGAAACAAGAGTGCCATTTAATGCTCTAGTTACATAGGGGACGTGGACAGGGAAGTGACGCCAACTGACAGATCTGAGAGGCAATGTTGCTGAAGGGCTTGGGCTGTGAATGTGCTTATATTTGACCTCATGAGGAGCCTGCTGGGCTTCACACTGGTAACAAAATGGAAAGCATTTAGACCGATTCAAATGTTGAGAGCATCGGTGTGAATGGGATTAGATATAAACCATGTGCACTGAAGGAGATTTATTAGGGAAATACTTAGTGGAGCAGAGCGCTGAAGAACAGAGCTGATACTGACGGCCAGAGCCTATTCgttcattattttctttacaGTAACATGAAGAGTACCAGTGCAGGTTTAATCAGCAGTTAATCAATGTGATTCAGTCATTGTGTTTTATTACTTCCTGTGCAGAGCACGGTCCGTCCAGCCGCTATCAGTTAACTGAGCCTTACAGAATAGCCTCTAATCACCCACCGAGGATTTTCTGAGCATGTTCAGACGCATCCCCCTGCAGGAGGACATCCATGAGCTGACGCTGTGGCAGGAGAAGTCTTTCTGTCAAACTGGTCTCCTTTGTGACACGTTAGCAATCGGACGAGGCTTTAAGTCTTGAGTGTTGGCACTTTAAAAATACTTCTAATCAGGAGAGGCCATAACTTTTCAAATTGCACTATATTTCCATCATGTGTATGTTAGTCTAATAACCGCAGTAATgtgacttttttaaatttatgtcGCTATTGCATCGTCCACATCATGCACTCTGTGTACGTTACTTTGACTACATGATTATTACGCCCCGATTTAcagaaaatatgtgaaaatCCAAGTTTTTAGGGCATCGCTGTAGCTTCTTGGGGTGTAACAAGggtattattattacttatttcaaaaaataaattggGGGAATcaaacattaaataaacatgtaaatgtAGAAAATGTCAGATTATGCATGTTTgaggcttgttttgtttttgcattaacaCCAAGTTTTATGAAAACTATGTTTTTACATATACCAACATTAACTGacctaaacattttttttaaatgagggtTGTAAACCTTTCTCCAGTAGGGGGCGCTGTTGTTATTGATGTATTGCTCCATGATgctgatatttttgtttgttttttcgaCTGACTCAAAGAAAACTATGATGCACTTTAATAGAAACCTTCCAGAGGACGCAGAAAGGTTTGTCTGCGTTTGCTTTGTTTGTCTGAGTCGTTCTGCTTTCATATCCCAGCTGCACTACAGTGCATCGTTTTAGTTTGAGGGTATTCATAACTGATCATTCGGGCCTTGTACTTGGAAGCAAGTTAAATTCAGGATATCTTTCCGTTGTCTGGCTTCACGAACCCTGACAGCCCCAATCAGGccaagcagtcacacgaaggtTGTTATCAACCTGATAGCATGATCACGTGGGCAGCAGTGACTGACTTTTATGTAGTGCGCTACTAGAAAAATCTGAGGTGGTTAAGCACAAAACAGACTGAAAGCACCGCGGCTGCTGAACCACCTTTGTAATACTAAAACCCAGGTTTAGTCTCAAGTTACCTGGATAAGCCAAAATCCTGCTGTTGGTGTTGGTGGCTGTTATTGGTGGGAGCAGCAAAGTTGTTAGTTTTGTCACTGTATAACTTTCCCATTTATCTTGATACTTCTCATGGTGAAAATAATGAACACAAAATGGCATTAACATCTTTATGTATTACAACCTAATCACTTCTTTGCTTcgtttacatttttattgtctttatctGCTCGGTGGTGTGTTTAAAGCTCAGTAGAGTCGATAGGAAACGTCTGACCAGCTCTTTATGCTTACATGTGTGTTAGTAACGGCTCTATCAGTGCAAACTCCACATTCGTTCTTTCACTCTGTGCAAAATCTCTCTTTTCCTGTCAGGCTTTGTTTTGTGAATAAATCTGAAGTTGATCCTTTAATGTAAAAGTGATTGGTTTGTCTTTTCATTATCAAAAACACAAATCggaataaaaacatgttaaagaaaaaagtctTTATTTACCTCCGTACATTAAACACCGTCACAATCTCTCTATTAAGAtatcagtgtgtttatttaccgTACTTTGTATTGCCCCTAATATTAAACAGCATTATTCCTCAATAGATAGATACACATTTTCCTTATCCATCTCATtagaaaacatttctgctcaaaGCAAATCAAACCAAATGTACACAAaatgataaattaaaaacacaactgaAAGTCTGCATCGTCACCTGACAGCTTACCTGTTCTCTTTTCTACCTTTGTGTGCAACATGGTAAGAAAGTATAAATTAGTATGCACGTGTGTCGTGGAACTACAGCTGTAAATATGGAGTCTCAAGTGTCCCAGTGAAATAATATACATCTTAAGTATATCAATTAAAGATTCATTAGATGGCCACAGCTATAGCTCACCTGGCCAGGTAACAAAGACTTGAGTCCCACCTGCTGCTCATTCGCTCCATACTTTCCAGATTACAACCTGAACTGTGCTGCTTAAAGAGAAAAGGTTAAACTGGTAGTGTGCAATAAACAGGCTCTGGAGAGAACGTGGGTAGGACTAAAACTAAATATTAGATTGGTAAAAGAACAGCAAACACTCCAACACCCACTGGGAAATGAATCCACACCGTCAGACTGACTGATGGTGTTGATTATGatcattattattcattaaGAGACTGGAGAAATCAGTACTATAGTATTTAACAtaaagtatatatatttttaaataaaaggcaCTTCTAAAGTTCGCTCATTATCCCTCCAGACAATACACAGAGTCATTACCTGGGACAGCAGCTAATTTATatacacatttttaattaatttacgAGTCACATTATTCCAGTGGCACACTCCAGGCTCCATATAAATCCATTCTAACAAATAATTCTGTGTCAATTCCTGCTCCTACTTTTGGTCGGATCTCTTTAGTGTTGACACGTCGGTCCAGACGTCTGCGTCCTTCGCTGCCTCTGTGAATGCTGGACACG
This region of Pelmatolapia mariae isolate MD_Pm_ZW linkage group LG12, Pm_UMD_F_2, whole genome shotgun sequence genomic DNA includes:
- the tmem175 gene encoding endosomal/lysosomal proton channel TMEM175, producing the protein MGENDDSDIIEHHVEEEMEKKGARSYAASSSFLESVSPSEREGHSSTQSSHRLLAYSDALISIIATVMILPVAHTKVEDNEELRESLQGLLTTKIGVYLMTFLIVTVAWAAHIRLFQVVVRIDDCLALLNLACMMLITFLPYTFSLMATFPENILGILLFCGCVMVIGVIQSVIVLYAFSRPFLLNEQIQISENQTFYKHHILKVIMKVPIMCFFASIFSFIFFQLSYVLLAIVIFLPYISQCLKWCRSKAIGQVEETPDSMLFYTYLPNEPLSKERVEAFSDGVYAIVATLLILDICEDNVPDPTVVQKQFGGSLTAALRVYGPEYLAYFGSFATVGLLWFVHHSLFLHVTKATRFMGLLNTFSLAFVGGLPLAYQLTHEFPPNSHNELEAIQISCVIIFFAGIFQLAIWVVALYNEQETLHPYVRYGGREHVLMLAKLALYPCIALGTFFLTCILSKFSAPIFHLMEITVPFAFLVLRILVRLGLALLRLLFCPDRSDRRIVIEEEADETRVPFNALVT